The following coding sequences are from one Nicotiana tomentosiformis chromosome 3, ASM39032v3, whole genome shotgun sequence window:
- the LOC138907966 gene encoding uncharacterized protein: MSNVVADALSRKTVSMGSLAFILVSERPLAVDVQANQFVRLDGSEPSRVIACVVSQSSLYNRIIERQYDDPHLLVLKDTIQHDDARDITIGDDGVLMMQGWIFVPNVDGLRELILE; the protein is encoded by the coding sequence AtgtccaatgtggtggctgatgccttgagtagaaagacggtgagtatgggtagcctcgcATTCATTCTTGttagtgagagacctcttgcagttgatgttcaggccaaccagttcgtgagactAGATGgctcggagcccagtcgggttatagcttgtgtggtttctcagtcttctttatataatCGCATcatagagcgccagtatgatgatccccatttgcttgtccttaaggacacgattcagcacgatgatgccagagatattactattggggatgatggggtattgatgATGCAGGGTTGGAtttttgtgcctaatgtggatgggctacgtgagttgattcttgagtag
- the LOC104103368 gene encoding uncharacterized protein At1g28695-like, with product MDHAKNRIIIDHSHHIKYMILFFGLLFFSINIFTSASNTPFFPWQLSLFHPSKQLHETVYTKDDLEKVLAGAATENKTVIITVVNKAYIEGDKPMLDLFLDGFWEGEGTRELVNHLLIVAMDQTSYERCKFMHLHCYKLETDGVDFGGEKLFMSQDFIKMMWRRTLFLGDVLKKGYNFIFTDTDVLWLRNPFPNLYLNQTVDLQISTDKFNGSQWSEENPINTGFYMIKSNSKTIELLDAWYAGKDNINSTGWKDQDVLIKLMKDGMFKQLDLTVRFLDTLYFSGFCDDSKDVNVVATVHANCCRSISAKLADLTAVLHDWRRFKGSDANQTSTFGWTQHVNCWDSWKN from the exons ATGGACCACGCCAAAAATCGAATTATAATTGATCATAGTCACCATATCAAGTACATGATTTTGTTCTTTGGTCTACTCTTTTTCTCCATTAATATCTTCACTTCTGCTAGCAACACCCCCTTCTTCCCTTGGCAACTCTCACTCTTTCACCCCTCAAAACAG TTACATGAAACAGTGTATACTAAAGATGATCTCGAAAAAGTGTTGGCCGGAGCAGCAACGGAGAATAAGACGGTAATAATTACTGTTGTAAATAAAGCATACATAGAGGGAGATAAACCAATGCTAGATCTCTTCTTGGATGGTTTTTGGGAAGGAGAAGGCACTAGGGAATTAGTGAACCACCTTTTGATCGTTGCAATGGATCAAACCTCGTATGAAAGGTGCAAGTTTATGCATCTTCATTGTTATAAGCTCGAAACAGATGGTGTAGATTTTGGTGGAGAAAAGTTGTTCATGTCTCAAGATTTTATCAAGATGATGTGGAGAAGAACCTTGTTCTTAGGTGATGTTCTTAAGAAAGGTTACAACTTCATCTTTACG GACACTGATGTGCTATGGCTTAGGAATCCATTTCCGAACTTGTACTTAAATCAAACCGTAGACCTTCAAATCAGTACAGACAAGTTCAACGGAAGCCAGTGGTCTGAAGAAAACCCAATAAACACAGGTTTCTACATGATCAAATCAAACAGCAAAACCATAGAATTGTTGGATGCTTGGTATGCTGGAAAAGACAACATTAATTCCACAGGATGGAAAGACCAGGATGTTTTGATCAAGTTAATGAAAGATGGAATGTTCAAACAATTGGATCTCACTGTTAGGTTTTTGGACACTCTTTATTTCAGTGGCTTTTGTGATGATAGTAAAGATGTTAACGTTGTTGCAACTGTTCATGCCAATTGCTGTCGTAGTATAAGTGCAAAGTTGGCTGATCTGACGGCTGTCCTTCACGATTGGAGAAGATTTAAGGGCTCGGATGCAAATCAGACATCGACGTTTGGATGGACTCAGCATGTGAATTGCTGGGATTCTTGGAAAAACTGA